One window from the genome of Anopheles coluzzii chromosome X, AcolN3, whole genome shotgun sequence encodes:
- the LOC120959177 gene encoding putative aldehyde dehydrogenase family 7 member A1 homolog codes for MIGTLLQRGPKLNNVICKILGARSMSGMTKYLVEEDNFAFLRDLGLQRVNNGVYNGEWVAGTAGKVQSIDPASGRVIAEVATGSEQDLERCLTAGVAAYQEWKKIPAPLRGDVIRQIGDELRKYREPLGKLVALEMGKILPEGVGEVQEFVDICDYAVGLSRMFGGAIFPSERPQHTILEKWNPLGLVGVISAFNFPCAVFGWNAAIALTVGNTVLWKGAPSTSLVSVATTKIVTDVIKRNKLPPIVTLCQGGEDVGKRMVSDERIRLMSFTGSTAVGRTVGIEMQRRFGRCLLELGGNNALIINEDAPQEMALDAAFFGCIGTAGQRCTTTRRLIIHAKLYDSFIAKLVKRYASLLKRVGHPLDSATLYGPVHNQQAVDNYLQTVQEAVALGGKVECGGKVIDRAGFFVEPTIISNLPHDAPVVKRETFAPIVYVFKASNLQEAISWNNEVDQGLSSSLFTNNIQSAFEWLGESGSDCGIVNINTSPSGAEIGGAFGGEKHTGGGRESGSDAWKQYARRSTITVNHSTDLPLAQGIVFE; via the exons GCCTTCCTGCGCGATCTCGGCCTGCAGCGCGTGAACAATGGTGTGTACAACGGCGAATGGGTGGCCGGCACGGCCGGCAAGGTGCAGTCGATCGATCCTGCATCCGGCCGGGTAATAGCGGAGGTTGCTACCGGCTCCGAACAGGATCTGGAACGCTGCCTGACGGCCGGTGTGGCCGCCTATCAGGAGTGGAAGAAAATCCCGGCCCCACTGCGCGGTGACGTCATACGCCAGATTGGCGACGAGCTGCGCAAGTACCGGGAGCCGCTCGGCAAGCTGGTGGCACTGGAGATGGGCAAAATCCTGCCCGAGGGGGTCGGCGAGGTGCAGGAGTTTGTGGACATCTGCGACTACGCGGTCGGGCTGTCGCGCATGTTCGGCGGCGCCATCTTTCCCTCCGAGCGGCCGCAGCACACGATCCTGGAGAAGTGGAACCCGCTCGGGCTGGTCGGCGTCATATCGGCGTTCAACTTTCCCTGCGCCGTCTTTGGCTGGAATGCGGCGATCGCACTGACGGTTGGCAACACCGTGCTGTGGAAGGGCGCCCCCAGCACGTCGCTTGTGAGCGTGGCGACCACTAAGATAGTGACCGACGTGATCAAGCGCAACAAGCTGCCCCCGATTGTGACGCTCTGCCAGGGCGGCGAGGACGTCGGTAAGCGGATGGTGAGCGACGAGCGCATCAGGCTGATGTCCTTCACCGGCAGCACGGCCGTCGGCCGCACGGTGGGCATCGAGATGCAGCGCCGGTTCGGGCGCTGCCTGCTGGAGCTCGGCGGCAACAATGCGCTCATCATCAACGAGGATGCACCGCAGGAGATGGCGCTGGATGCGGCGTTCTTCGGCTGCATCGGCACGGCTGGCCAGCGATGCACCACGACCAGGCGGCTGATCATACACGCAAAGCTGTACGACAGCTTCATCGCGAAGCTGGTCAAGCGGTACGCCAGCCTGCTGAAGCGCGTCGGCCATCCGCTGGATTCGGCCACGCTGTACGGGCCGGTGCACAACCAGCAGGCGGTGGACAATTACTTGCAGACGGTGCAGGAAGCGGTCGCGCTCGGTGGCAAGGTCGAGTGCGGTGGCAAGGTGATCGATCGGGCCGGGTTCTTCGTCGAGCCGACCATCATCTCCAACCTGCCGCACGATGCGCCGGTCGTGAAGCGGGAAACATTTGCGCCCATCGTGTACGTGTTCAAGGCGAGCAACTTGCAGGAGGCGATCAGCTGGAACAACGAAGTCGACCAAGGGCTGTCGTCGTCCCTTTTCACCAACAACATCCAGTCGGCGTTTGAG TGGCTGGGAGAGAGTGGTTCCGACTGCGGAATCGTAAATATCAACACTTCGCCCTCGGGAGCGGAAATTGGAGGCGCGTTCGGTGGCGAGAAACATACCGGCGGTGGCCGTGAATCGGGATCCGACGCCTGGAAGCAGTACGCGCGACGATCAACTATCACCGTCAATCATTCAACTGATTTGCCACTGGCACAGGGAATTGTATTTGAATAA